ATTTGGATCTAGTAGTTCGCCAACAAAAGATCTTTCTGGAATATAATCATGTCTCCCTCCTTGTGCAGGAGATAACCAATTGGTATAAAAAGAAGATTTGTCTGATGGACTGAAATTCAGTTCAAAAATTGATTCTGAGGTGTTTTTAGTTTTAAAGAAATTGGAGAATGGCTTTACTAAAGAAAAATTGGTATTGGCAATTACCTTAGTTGCGTATTCTTCTGCCAAACCCCATTGTTCTGTGTACAGGTACAACCTCGCTTTAAGCGCGTATACCGAAAAAATACTGACTTTATTTCTAACTACTGTATTGGGCAAAAGAGATTCTGCTTTGTTTAAATCAAATAAAACCTGATTGTAAGTTTGTTCTTTAGTACTTCTTTTGATACCAAAATGTGTATTCGGAGAGGTGGAAGGCTCCAATACAATAGGCACCCCACCAAAAGTTTTCACCAAATCGAAATAAGCCAATCCCCTAAGAAAATAAGCTTCGCCCAAAATCTGATTCTTGTCTGCCACGCTAATCAGCTCATCACTTAAAGCAGGAACTTTCGTAATAACATGATTTGCCCTATTAATGGTTACATAGAGTCCTGAGAAGGCACCACCGCTACCAGAGGAATTCTTATTAGCTACTATATTGTTTTGGCTGTTGAAATTCACAACATTGTCTCCTGCCAAATCATGCGCTATAATGGTAGAACTTGCCGTTCCCTGCAAACCATCGTATACTCCTACAAGCGCTGCCTGAGCAGATCTTTTATCTACGATAACGCCTTCGTCTGATAAACTTGTTTCCGGTTCTGTCTCCAGAACATTTTTGCAGGCAGTAAAAATGAACAAGAAACCTAAAATGAATAAATTATATCTTTTCATAAATAGTGTTAAAATGTAATGTTAACTCCAAAATTAATTGCCTTTGTCTGTGGTACGCCGTTGAAATCCAGACCTTGTACCAAACCACTTGAGCTGTCTGCTGCCGAATTTGTTTCAGGGTCTGGCCCGGAATATTTGGTAAATGTTATCAGGTTACTTCCCGTAGCGTATAATTTAGCCGAAGCAAGTCCAACAGATGATGTAAATTTCTTCGGAAGTGTATAGCCCAGAGTGATATCCCTTAAACGTATGAAAGAAGCATCTTCAAAAAATCTACTCGTATTCCCCTCGTAATTTTTACTTCCATCTGCATTTTGGATAGATGTAGGTCTAGGAAGTACATTAATATCTCCCGGTTGCTTCCAATAGTTCAGAGAACTCTTTTGAATAGATCTGGTCACACCTCTAGTTCCTCCGGACTCAAGAAACAAGGCTGTATAGTTGAATAAATTATTTCCAGACTTATAAACCAAATTTACATTAAGATCGACTCCCTTATAAGAAAAGGTGTTCTTAAACATACCTTCGAAATTTGGCCATGCATTCCCTACAATTTTCCTATCGTCATCTCCTATAATTTTTCCGTCTCCGTTTACATCCTCGAAGATGACATTTCCAGTTTGCGGATCAACCCCTAAATGATTGAATACCCATACCGAGTAAAGGGAATAACCTTGTTCCAAGCGGAACATTCCATAGCTTCCGGTTATTGGCGATGGCAATTTCTCTATCCTGTTTTTATTATGGGAAATTGTAAAAATGGAATTCCATCTAAAATCTTTAGTTTGGATATTCTTAGAGCTCAACAACAGTTCTACACCTTTATTGCTGATCTCACCTATATTTTTGTACACAGAAGAAAAACCTGCTTTAGACGCCACAGGAACTTCCAAAAGAAGATCTTTGGTGTATTTATTATAGTAATCGAATTCGGCAGTCAATCGATTATCGAAGAAACCTGCAGCTAACCCCAAATCAAACTGACGTGTAGTTTCCCATTTCAGATCTTTGTTTCCTAACCTGCTTGGTGCCAATCCCGGGCTTTCCAAATAGGCACTTCCTCCACTCCACAAACCTCTAGAAGCAAAATCATCTATGTCTTGGTTACCTACCAAGCCTAAACTGGTTTTCAGCCTTAAATTGCTGATTGTTTCTGTTTGAGGGAAAAAAGATTCGTTACTGATGTTCCAACCCAAACCGATAGAGGGAAAAAATCCCCATCTGTTATTGGAACCAAATCTTGAAGATCCATCATATCTTCCATTAATATCAACAATATACCTATTGTCATAAGCATAATTTATACCTCCAAAGAAAGAAACCAATCCATATTCAGATCCAGAAGAAGATGCCGTTTGTACGGCAGCAGAAGCAATTCGTTTTAATTGATTGCTAGAAAAACCAGTACCTGTCAAGCTTTCTCTTTCATTGCTGGTGTATTGTACAGAGTTTCCTAAAAATGCCGAATAGCTGTGCTTGTCTTTCAACAGAGAAAAGTTCAGCAATTGCTCTGCAATTAAGGTCTGTCTGGTCGTAATCACATCATTTGCCTCTCCCGCAGGTTGTCCGTACACTAAATTAGTATTGTAATATGCCTTTTCGTGGTAATTATTATAATCATTGTTTAAAGAGGTCTTGAAACTCAGATTAGGGAGGAAATTGAAAGTAGCATAGATGTTATTAACGCTTCGTAAGCTATTGGAATGCGTGTCCGAATTTTCCAAGATAGCCAAGTGATTGTCAAAAACCGTTGGTTTAGAATAGCTGCCGTCTGCATTATAGTAAGGATAAAATGTAGGCGTATGCAATGCTGCCTGGAACAAGCCTGCAGGACCATCTCCTACTCTCACCAACCTTCTGGGCGAACTAGAGATATTGTTGCTTGTACCTATCTTTACTTTGTCATTGATATTATGGTCTAAATTCACACGGAAAGAATACCTGCCAAAGTCTTGCAGTTTTAAAGTGGACTCTTGATACAGGTATTCGCCACCTAAGTAGAAATTAGTTTTCTTATCGCCTCCAGATAAAGATAAGTTATAACGCTGAGAATTAGCAATTCTGAAAACATCGCCCACACGGTCGTAAGTTTGCAAGTCTTCTGGGTTTCCATAAGCAGGGAACCCCGCTATCACTTCGGTAACTGGCCTAAATGGTCTGGTTTCGTAAGATTTACCATCATTCAGATGGACTAAATTCACCAACTCACCGTGTTCTTTTCCAGTTACCAATTGCCATAAATTGGTTGCTTTTCCAATGCCATAATCAGCAGAAAAATTCACTTTGGTCTTAGAATTCTTGCTCCCTCTTTTTGTCGTAATCAATATAACTCCATTAGCTCCTCTGGCACCATAAACTGCGGTTGCGTTGGCATCTTTTAGCACAGATACCGTTTCTATATCTTCCGGATTTAAATCTGCTAAAGGATTCGGTGTCTGTCCGCCTAAACCTCTGGATAAACCTTGCAGACTTTCGTTATTTACGAAAACTCCATCAATTACATATAACGGATCATTTCCAGCGGTTATAGACGTAGCCCCTCTTAATCTAACCAATACCGAAGTACCCGGAACACCAGAATTACTGGCAATGGTCAAACCTGGAACTTGGCCTTGCAGTTTTTCAGTTAAGCTAGGATAGGATGCTTTAGAAAGATCCTGAGCGGCAACAGTAGTAATGGAACTGGTCTGATTATTTTTTCTTAATTGAGTATATCCTACTACCACAACATTATTTAACTCATTAATGGCAACTTTCAGCTGGACAGTAATAGGGGAACCTGTGGCTAAAATTTTGGTTTTCTCATAACCTATATAGCTTACGATTAAGTTGTAAGGAAAAGATTGACCTGTTACCAGACTAAATTCCCCGTTTTCATCGGCTTGAGTTTGATTAGTTACGCCTTCTATCTGCACCAATGCGCCAGGCAATGGCTCTTTAGTTAGAGCATCGATCACCTTTCCTTTAAGGGTAGAATTAATAAGTGGTTTTTTCTGCTCCTGTGCGAATGGACTTAAGGTATGAAGCAGTAAAATGATAAAAAGCAAAAGTTTAAATTGCTTTCTAAAAGTCAAAATAGTAGAATACCATTTTGCTTTTGCAAAATTTTGCATATTTTTATATTTCTAATTTTTAGTAATTAAACAGGTCCAACGCCAATTGATCACCTGTTTGGTTAATTAAAAGATTCGAGGGAAATGCTATATGTGTTTCCCTTTTTTATTATTATCCTGTACTCAGCAATACATAGTAGTTTCCTCCTTTTTCATTTAATTTTAAAATACGCCTAATGATTTCAAAATTGTCCTTAAGCTGGAAATAAGAACAATGACCCCAACCCCAATCAACATTTTTTTCAAAGGTAGTTTTCCAACTAATTTTGCGGCAAGAGGAGCCGCTAAAAGCCCTCCTAATATTAAACCGATAATAGATTCAAGGTGACTTGTTCCAAGGATAACAAAGAATGTTAAAGCACTTGCCATGGTTACAAAAAACTCTGTTAAACTTACCGATCCGATAACATAGCGTGGGCTTCTTCCTTTAGAAATTAAGGTACTGGTTACAAGCGGTCCCCATCCCCCTCCTCCGAAAGAATCAAGAAAACCGCCTGCTCCAGCTAACCAACCAGCTCTTTTGACCTTTTTGGGCTTCGAATTTGCTTTTTTGAATGCTTGAGACAAAATCCGGATACCTAAAATAAAAGTATACACAGAAATAATTGGACGGATATAACCCGCATAGGCCTCATCTACATAACCTAGCAGAAGTGCACCCAGCACAGCCCCAATTACTCCAGGAATTAATAATGTTTTAAAAAGTTTTCTATTAACGTTTCCGAATTTATAGTGACTGAATCCTGATGCACCACTTGAAAACATCTCGGCAGTGTGAATACTTCCGGATATTACGGCGGGACTAAAACCACCTGATAGCAACATGGTAGTCGAAATTACACCATAACCCATTCCCAATGCTCCGTCGACCATTTGTGCAAAGAAGCCAACAGCCAGCATAAAAAGAAATTGTTCGTTAAATTGATTTCTGAAATAGGATTCTACTTCCGGATAGGTAAAATTATGATACGCATATACACTAAAAAAAAGACCTGCTAAAAGTACTAGACTCCATGTTGCTACTTTCCGCCATTTCTTCTTAGATTTTTCATACTGAATCTTCTCGTTCTCGATTTCCGAGTTAATTGTTTGTTCTTGATCTTTTACTAACATTTTCAAATTCTATTTACATAATCTACCAAATCACTCGACAATATTAAGAATATGATTCTATAAAACAAAATAAAATCTATAGAATTAGTAGTTTATTATAAATAAAAAGAGGCAGAATAAATTCTGCCTCTTTTTATTCTATTCTCTTCAGCTCGCCATCGTCTGTATTGGTTTCTATAACGAGTGGAACTTTTTCCAGGGTAACAAAACTTAAATCTAATCCAAAGCCTTTTTCCTCTGATAAACTTACTTTCTTTAAGTAGAAGTAATAATCCATTATAATACGCTCTATAAATGATAAGTTATTCGCTCTCGAAAGTATTTTCTCAAGTACAACAAACTTAAAGTCGCCTGTTATATCGTATTTCTTCAAAGACGGATGTCTGCTTTTAATATTAACTTCTCCGGTTTCCACCAGGTCTTCTACCACTTTTCTAAATAACAGACTGATTTTCTGATCTACCCGGAATCCTAATTTAAAGTCTATCCTGATTAATTTTCCATCTATCAGATGCGTAATCTTATATTCTGTTGTATGAGGTTCGTCTACAACATCCACATGCACCAGCCAATAGACATCGGCCCTTTTTGGTTTCTTCTGCAGAATAGAATAGATAACTTTTGTTTCTATTTCATTCGTAAAGTTTGCACTTGTTAAATAAACCAGCTGTGAAGCATATTTAGGAACCGTTTCGTCTTGGCTAAGATCGCTAATTACATTAAAGTATTTTTTCACATCATCAAAACGCAGGTATCTGTTCTTAATCTTTCTGGATGTGTACCATGTCCACATGACCGAAAACATAAAGAGCCCTATCATAATGGTAAACCAACCACCATGCAAGAATTTGGTCAGATTACCTAAGAAAAATACACCCTCTAATAAACCATAAACAACCGCAAATATGACAATAAGATATACCGGTATTTTCTTCTTTGCCATGTATATACAAATCAATATGGTCGTCATCATCATAGCTAATGTAATGGACAAACCATAAGCGGCCTCCATATTCTCTGATCTTTTAAAATACAGCACAACCATAATACAACCTACCCAAAGTAGCCAATTTATACTAGGCACATATAACTGTCCCTTTTGGTTGGTTGGATAATTGATTTTAACTTTCGGCCACAGATTTAATCTTACCGCTTCTGAAATCATGGTATATGACCCAGAAATAACTGCCTGGCTTGCTATAATCGCTGCCACGGTAGCCAATGAAATACCTATCATAAGAAATGATTCGGGCATCATTCTAAAAAACGGATTACGTCCGTCTAATAATGTATTATCTAAGCCTGTAAGATAAACTCCCTGTCCAAGATAATTCAATACCAGACATATTTTCACATAAATCCAGCTTACTCGGATATTTGAGCGTCCGCAGTGTCCCAAATCGGAATATAACGCCTCGGCACCAGTTGTACAAAGAAAAACGGCTGCCAATATAGTTAATACGGAAGGGCTATCTATTAATAACTTATAAGCGTAATAAGGATTTAATGCTTTTATAATAGCCGGATTATTTACAACCTGCATTATGCCCACCACCCCCATCATGGTAAACCAGGCAAACATTATTGGTCCAAAAGCCTTCCCTACCGTAGAAGTTCCAAATTGCTGAATGATAAAGAGCAAGGTTATCAACGATAAAACTATTGGCAAGGTCTGCATATCCGGATAATAAATTTCCAAACCTTCCACAGCGGCCGAAATAGTAATTGGTGGGGCAATAATTCCGTCGGCTAAAAGGGCACAACCGCCTATAATTGCAGGAATA
This genomic interval from Pseudopedobacter saltans DSM 12145 contains the following:
- a CDS encoding RagB/SusD family nutrient uptake outer membrane protein → MKRYNLFILGFLFIFTACKNVLETEPETSLSDEGVIVDKRSAQAALVGVYDGLQGTASSTIIAHDLAGDNVVNFNSQNNIVANKNSSGSGGAFSGLYVTINRANHVITKVPALSDELISVADKNQILGEAYFLRGLAYFDLVKTFGGVPIVLEPSTSPNTHFGIKRSTKEQTYNQVLFDLNKAESLLPNTVVRNKVSIFSVYALKARLYLYTEQWGLAEEYATKVIANTNFSLVKPFSNFFKTKNTSESIFELNFSPSDKSSFYTNWLSPAQGGRHDYIPERSFVGELLDPNLGGSRKSLLFQTPQGVYDLILYGNQDGSSSIFILRIAEQYLIRAEARVKKTVPDFLGAVEDLNLIKGRADVSLLTFSNSLQKDDILSAIEKERRYELAFEGHRFIDIVRTGRAAAVFGAVNPNLKDPDFWIFPIPFAEIIKDPELEQNHGY
- a CDS encoding SusC/RagA family TonB-linked outer membrane protein, translating into MQNFAKAKWYSTILTFRKQFKLLLFIILLLHTLSPFAQEQKKPLINSTLKGKVIDALTKEPLPGALVQIEGVTNQTQADENGEFSLVTGQSFPYNLIVSYIGYEKTKILATGSPITVQLKVAINELNNVVVVGYTQLRKNNQTSSITTVAAQDLSKASYPSLTEKLQGQVPGLTIASNSGVPGTSVLVRLRGATSITAGNDPLYVIDGVFVNNESLQGLSRGLGGQTPNPLADLNPEDIETVSVLKDANATAVYGARGANGVILITTKRGSKNSKTKVNFSADYGIGKATNLWQLVTGKEHGELVNLVHLNDGKSYETRPFRPVTEVIAGFPAYGNPEDLQTYDRVGDVFRIANSQRYNLSLSGGDKKTNFYLGGEYLYQESTLKLQDFGRYSFRVNLDHNINDKVKIGTSNNISSSPRRLVRVGDGPAGLFQAALHTPTFYPYYNADGSYSKPTVFDNHLAILENSDTHSNSLRSVNNIYATFNFLPNLSFKTSLNNDYNNYHEKAYYNTNLVYGQPAGEANDVITTRQTLIAEQLLNFSLLKDKHSYSAFLGNSVQYTSNERESLTGTGFSSNQLKRIASAAVQTASSSGSEYGLVSFFGGINYAYDNRYIVDINGRYDGSSRFGSNNRWGFFPSIGLGWNISNESFFPQTETISNLRLKTSLGLVGNQDIDDFASRGLWSGGSAYLESPGLAPSRLGNKDLKWETTRQFDLGLAAGFFDNRLTAEFDYYNKYTKDLLLEVPVASKAGFSSVYKNIGEISNKGVELLLSSKNIQTKDFRWNSIFTISHNKNRIEKLPSPITGSYGMFRLEQGYSLYSVWVFNHLGVDPQTGNVIFEDVNGDGKIIGDDDRKIVGNAWPNFEGMFKNTFSYKGVDLNVNLVYKSGNNLFNYTALFLESGGTRGVTRSIQKSSLNYWKQPGDINVLPRPTSIQNADGSKNYEGNTSRFFEDASFIRLRDITLGYTLPKKFTSSVGLASAKLYATGSNLITFTKYSGPDPETNSAADSSSGLVQGLDFNGVPQTKAINFGVNITF
- a CDS encoding sulfite exporter TauE/SafE family protein, whose product is MLVKDQEQTINSEIENEKIQYEKSKKKWRKVATWSLVLLAGLFFSVYAYHNFTYPEVESYFRNQFNEQFLFMLAVGFFAQMVDGALGMGYGVISTTMLLSGGFSPAVISGSIHTAEMFSSGASGFSHYKFGNVNRKLFKTLLIPGVIGAVLGALLLGYVDEAYAGYIRPIISVYTFILGIRILSQAFKKANSKPKKVKRAGWLAGAGGFLDSFGGGGWGPLVTSTLISKGRSPRYVIGSVSLTEFFVTMASALTFFVILGTSHLESIIGLILGGLLAAPLAAKLVGKLPLKKMLIGVGVIVLISSLRTILKSLGVF
- a CDS encoding KUP/HAK/KT family potassium transporter, which codes for MSKHQDLSKLTAAGVLISLGIVYGDIGTSPLYTFKAIIGDRLISDTLILGGVSCVFWTLTLQTTIKYLLITLRADNKGEGGIFSLYSLVKRKAKWLVIPAIIGGCALLADGIIAPPITISAAVEGLEIYYPDMQTLPIVLSLITLLFIIQQFGTSTVGKAFGPIMFAWFTMMGVVGIMQVVNNPAIIKALNPYYAYKLLIDSPSVLTILAAVFLCTTGAEALYSDLGHCGRSNIRVSWIYVKICLVLNYLGQGVYLTGLDNTLLDGRNPFFRMMPESFLMIGISLATVAAIIASQAVISGSYTMISEAVRLNLWPKVKINYPTNQKGQLYVPSINWLLWVGCIMVVLYFKRSENMEAAYGLSITLAMMMTTILICIYMAKKKIPVYLIVIFAVVYGLLEGVFFLGNLTKFLHGGWFTIMIGLFMFSVMWTWYTSRKIKNRYLRFDDVKKYFNVISDLSQDETVPKYASQLVYLTSANFTNEIETKVIYSILQKKPKRADVYWLVHVDVVDEPHTTEYKITHLIDGKLIRIDFKLGFRVDQKISLLFRKVVEDLVETGEVNIKSRHPSLKKYDITGDFKFVVLEKILSRANNLSFIERIIMDYYFYLKKVSLSEEKGFGLDLSFVTLEKVPLVIETNTDDGELKRIE